The genomic window GCACTTCCACTTCCTGACATAAAAAATTTCATATTTAATTCTGCCAATTTTTTTCTAAATTCAATTATATTTTCATCTTCTAATAGCAATCCTTGCTCTAGATGATTTTCTATATTATCTTCAACTATATCCACTCTATTATCTTTTAATCCAAATATGATTTTATCAATATTTGCATCTCTTTTATTATTGAGCATAGACATATTTTTATAAGCTTTTCCTGTTGAAACTCCAAATTGTGGCTTTATTAAAATTATAGAATTTTTTAAATTATTCTCTATAATCTCAATATCTTCCCCTATCCCTCTAACTCTTGCAGATTTATTAATCAAGAAAAATGGAATATCAGCTCCAACACTTTTCCCTATCTCAATCAATCTTTCTTGTGAGAAAAAATTTCCATGAAACTCATTTAAAAGTTTCAATAAAAATGCTCCATTTGAGCTTC from uncultured Fusobacterium sp. includes these protein-coding regions:
- the ispE gene encoding 4-(cytidine 5'-diphospho)-2-C-methyl-D-erythritol kinase, whose protein sequence is MKFSLNSNGKINIGLNVTGVLPNGYHLLDMIMVPISLSDRITGEIEDITGTLEIKTNKADIPINEDNILWKIYDKFYSESGLSKRKISLYLEKIIPHQAGLGGGSSNGAFLLKLLNEFHGNFFSQERLIEIGKSVGADIPFFLINKSARVRGIGEDIEIIENNLKNSIILIKPQFGVSTGKAYKNMSMLNNKRDANIDKIIFGLKDNRVDIVEDNIENHLEQGLLLEDENIIEFRKKLAELNMKFFMSGSGSAYYTFVTQEESEEAVTRIKEYLNSCEVYLCSSL